Proteins from a genomic interval of Flammeovirgaceae bacterium SG7u.111:
- a CDS encoding transposase, whose translation MIDDLLKNARRTASGRRVLSSAQKATIVEDWEDSGLSCPEYCRRYGLIASQLYKWRSDAKSEAVMGIKNDGELHSKSELEMLRRQNEELKKALGEATLDIKILKKKLEWDAQRNKKSNRYPNSSK comes from the coding sequence ATGATAGACGATCTACTGAAGAATGCCCGCAGGACAGCAAGTGGCAGAAGGGTCCTAAGCTCGGCACAAAAAGCCACCATTGTTGAGGATTGGGAAGATTCCGGGCTATCTTGCCCCGAGTACTGCCGCAGGTACGGGTTAATCGCCAGCCAACTTTACAAATGGCGTTCAGACGCAAAATCAGAGGCCGTCATGGGAATCAAAAATGATGGGGAACTACATTCCAAGTCCGAGCTGGAGATGCTCAGAAGACAGAACGAAGAACTCAAGAAAGCTTTGGGAGAGGCTACGCTGGATATCAAGATCCTTAAAAAAAAGTTGGAATGGGACGCACAGAGAAACAAGAAGTCGAATCGCTATCCCAACAGTTCCAAGTAA
- a CDS encoding IS3 family transposase: protein MRTPRKKPTPEAGEAILAITGRKSTYGVPRVRAILKRDYGIELSRYMVHKFMKQENLLVKRGRKRGAGRPHTGKIAVGQPNTRWASDITSIKCWNGQKVRFAYVLDCCDRSIIAWTAGIHIQACDIELMLQEAIFNRFGEALPEKGKLQFLHDNGPEYIENNLRKQIALWHIADCSTPVYSPQSNGMCEAFNGTFKRDYVYESCLDNPEMIYSQIRGWIDEYNQYAPHSALDMKTPNEFYNFKTAA from the coding sequence TTGCGTACTCCCCGCAAGAAGCCCACGCCTGAAGCAGGGGAGGCGATATTGGCTATCACTGGCAGGAAATCGACTTATGGGGTGCCCAGGGTGAGGGCTATACTGAAAAGGGACTATGGGATAGAGCTTTCCAGGTATATGGTGCATAAGTTCATGAAACAGGAGAACCTATTGGTGAAAAGGGGACGCAAGCGAGGGGCGGGCCGCCCGCATACAGGCAAGATAGCAGTAGGCCAGCCCAATACCAGATGGGCAAGTGATATTACTTCCATCAAGTGCTGGAATGGGCAGAAAGTACGCTTTGCGTACGTTTTGGACTGCTGCGACAGGTCCATCATTGCATGGACGGCAGGCATCCATATCCAGGCCTGCGACATCGAGCTGATGCTCCAGGAAGCAATATTTAACCGCTTTGGAGAGGCTCTCCCCGAAAAGGGAAAGCTCCAATTCTTGCATGACAACGGGCCTGAGTATATAGAGAATAACCTAAGAAAGCAGATCGCGTTATGGCATATTGCCGATTGCAGCACACCCGTTTACTCTCCGCAGTCAAATGGCATGTGCGAGGCTTTTAATGGCACTTTCAAAAGAGATTACGTATATGAGAGCTGTCTGGACAATCCTGAAATGATATATAGCCAGATACGGGGATGGATAGATGAATACAACCAATATGCGCCACATTCGGCATTGGATATGAAAACACCGAATGAATTTTATAACTTTAAAACCGCTGCATGA
- a CDS encoding ISAs1 family transposase has translation MTLEEAFSTVRDPRRAQGQRISHIQLLSIVIISNLCGYLGGRAVARFAKAHSKTFTELLKLKHGVPSHVTISGLINRLDQQEMINAFNSWASSFVKLAGEDAVSGDGKALGSTVSNAHGQTQNFQAIVSLFTQKSGLVYSLETYRNKKESEIDVVRLLCSRLKDMGVTIFLDALHTQKNS, from the coding sequence ATGACATTAGAAGAAGCTTTCTCAACAGTAAGGGATCCCCGACGTGCCCAAGGCCAGCGGATAAGCCATATTCAGCTTTTATCCATAGTAATCATCAGTAACCTGTGCGGTTATCTTGGAGGACGGGCTGTTGCACGGTTTGCGAAGGCTCATTCAAAGACCTTTACAGAATTACTGAAGTTAAAACATGGGGTTCCAAGCCATGTGACGATTTCGGGTCTTATTAACCGGCTAGACCAACAAGAAATGATAAATGCCTTCAACTCTTGGGCGTCTTCTTTTGTGAAATTAGCAGGAGAAGATGCAGTGAGTGGAGATGGCAAGGCTTTAGGCTCTACCGTAAGCAATGCCCATGGCCAAACCCAGAATTTTCAGGCAATTGTTAGTTTGTTTACGCAAAAAAGCGGCCTGGTATATTCTCTTGAGACTTATCGCAATAAAAAGGAAAGTGAAATAGATGTTGTCCGCCTCCTTTGCAGTAGGCTCAAAGATATGGGCGTGACCATTTTCCTTGATGCGCTCCACACCCAAAAAAACAGTTGA
- a CDS encoding MBOAT family O-acyltransferase, with protein sequence MLFNSIDFAIFLPIVFTLYWFVTNKNLKSQNFLIVVASYVFYGWWDWRFLSLIVFSTFIDYSVGLKLKTENNQTRRKALLWISILVNLGFLGFFKYYNFFLDNFITAFSFVGTEIKANFLNIILPVGISFYTFQTLSYTIDVYKRKLEPTKDFIAFSAFVSFFPQLVAGPIERATNLLPQFYRKRVFDYSKAVNGMRQILWGLFKKIVIADNCAEYANLIFNNSTDYSGSTLVLGAVFFTFQIYGDFSGYSDIAIGTSRLFGFDLMQNFNFPYFSRDIAEFWRRWHISLSTWFRDYLYIPLGGSRGGTWMKVRNTFIIFIVSGFWHGANWTFIIWGALNAIYFLPLLLTKNNRSHIEIIAKGKLLPTFREITFMLITFSLSVLAWIFFRAENIGHAIQYIHDMLSGLKYQWGYVQTINLIHGKIGYIFPLILLLFILGEWLGRESKYAIENISLKWGRLFRYALYYLIIIALIWFGGEEQTFIYFQF encoded by the coding sequence ATGCTTTTTAACTCAATTGATTTTGCGATTTTTTTGCCGATAGTTTTTACACTCTATTGGTTTGTGACGAATAAAAATTTGAAATCTCAAAATTTTCTTATTGTCGTTGCCAGTTATGTTTTTTACGGATGGTGGGATTGGAGATTTTTATCATTAATAGTATTCAGCACTTTTATTGACTACTCAGTTGGTTTGAAATTGAAAACTGAAAACAACCAAACAAGAAGAAAAGCACTTTTATGGATAAGTATTTTAGTAAACTTAGGTTTTCTTGGTTTCTTCAAATACTACAACTTCTTTCTTGACAACTTTATTACTGCATTTTCATTTGTTGGAACTGAAATAAAAGCCAATTTCTTAAATATAATTTTACCTGTTGGCATTAGTTTTTATACCTTCCAAACATTGAGCTACACAATAGATGTTTACAAGCGAAAACTTGAACCAACAAAAGACTTTATTGCATTTTCAGCATTTGTAAGTTTCTTTCCTCAATTAGTTGCAGGACCGATTGAAAGAGCAACTAATCTATTACCTCAGTTCTATCGAAAAAGGGTATTTGATTATTCAAAAGCAGTTAATGGAATGCGTCAAATACTTTGGGGCTTATTTAAAAAAATTGTAATCGCTGATAATTGTGCTGAATACGCAAATCTTATTTTCAACAATTCAACTGATTATTCAGGTAGTACATTAGTTCTTGGAGCTGTTTTCTTTACATTTCAAATTTATGGAGACTTTTCAGGCTACTCGGATATTGCAATTGGCACTTCCCGACTATTTGGTTTTGATTTAATGCAAAATTTCAACTTCCCATATTTTTCTAGAGATATTGCGGAATTTTGGAGACGCTGGCACATATCGCTTTCAACTTGGTTCAGAGATTATCTATATATTCCATTAGGTGGAAGTCGTGGTGGAACTTGGATGAAAGTAAGAAATACTTTCATCATTTTTATTGTCAGTGGTTTTTGGCACGGAGCAAATTGGACATTTATTATTTGGGGAGCATTAAATGCTATTTACTTTTTACCTCTTTTGTTGACTAAAAACAACAGGAGTCACATTGAAATTATAGCAAAAGGAAAGCTACTCCCAACTTTTAGAGAAATTACTTTCATGCTAATAACTTTTAGTCTAAGTGTTTTAGCTTGGATTTTCTTTAGAGCTGAAAATATTGGGCATGCTATTCAATATATCCATGATATGCTAAGTGGATTGAAATATCAGTGGGGCTATGTTCAAACTATTAATTTAATTCATGGGAAAATTGGATATATTTTCCCCCTTATTTTACTGTTATTTATTCTTGGTGAATGGCTTGGTAGAGAAAGTAAATATGCTATTGAAAATATCAGTTTAAAATGGGGGCGACTATTCAGGTATGCACTGTATTATTTAATTATCATTGCATTAATATGGTTTGGTGGTGAAGAACAAACGTTTATATATTTCCAATTCTGA
- a CDS encoding DDE-type integrase/transposase/recombinase, translated as MDIKMVWVPDTGKNAYLLSVIDVHSRKILKGYFSYTIKQGHVIALLSLLFEDYGYPESMVIRSDNGSQFIAKNVREYLGLIGVQQEFTYVATPEENAHIEAYHGILKKEVFTRFEYQNFGEIEQILKRYVKFYNNTRLHGLLGRITPIEKWNADKHLIILIYKLIID; from the coding sequence ATGGATATTAAGATGGTATGGGTTCCCGATACGGGAAAGAATGCCTATCTGTTATCCGTGATCGACGTCCACTCACGTAAGATATTAAAGGGTTATTTTTCTTACACGATAAAACAAGGCCATGTCATAGCACTTTTATCATTATTGTTTGAAGACTACGGTTACCCTGAGAGCATGGTTATCAGGAGTGACAATGGGAGCCAGTTCATAGCTAAGAATGTACGGGAGTACCTAGGGTTAATAGGTGTCCAACAAGAATTTACCTATGTAGCGACACCAGAAGAAAATGCACATATAGAAGCCTATCATGGTATCTTGAAAAAGGAGGTGTTTACTCGGTTTGAATATCAGAATTTTGGTGAAATCGAGCAAATACTAAAGCGCTATGTCAAGTTTTACAACAACACCAGGCTCCATGGGCTCTTGGGGCGTATTACACCTATCGAAAAATGGAACGCTGACAAACACTTGATAATCTTAATTTATAAACTTATCATTGACTAG
- the tnpA gene encoding IS200/IS605 family transposase: MSRFHKLSHSIWYCKYHIVWTPKYRYRILEGAIKRAAIEHIMQYASQKKCIIDTLNVQKGHVHLIIDIPPKYSVSDVVGILKGRTAIRLFSKFKKLKQRPYWGNRFWATGYCVDTVGLDPEKIRLYVEYQEEQEKKNES; encoded by the coding sequence ATGAGCCGTTTTCACAAATTGTCACATTCGATCTGGTATTGCAAGTACCATATAGTTTGGACACCTAAATATAGGTATAGAATCCTCGAAGGAGCAATAAAAAGGGCAGCGATAGAGCATATAATGCAGTACGCCTCCCAAAAGAAATGTATTATCGATACGCTGAACGTCCAAAAGGGCCATGTTCACTTGATTATCGATATCCCTCCCAAATATTCGGTTTCCGATGTGGTGGGGATCTTGAAGGGCCGGACAGCCATACGGTTGTTTTCAAAGTTCAAGAAGCTGAAGCAACGCCCCTATTGGGGCAACCGTTTTTGGGCAACAGGCTATTGTGTTGATACGGTAGGGCTTGACCCAGAAAAGATAAGGCTTTACGTGGAGTATCAAGAAGAACAGGAAAAAAAGAACGAGAGCTAA
- a CDS encoding MG2 domain-containing protein — protein MTSETNTGASSFFKKFGIFFLVIAVIVAGLTYFKVSLQAEKPIRSAIDASFKAYVSAYTAGVISKTSTIKIQLAEQYADSTQLGEELEAGVFDFTPSVAGKATWADARTLEFVPSEPLTSGETYKLEFKLGELVDVPDHQASFSYEFRTVPQNYELELDGLEAYELRQQERQKLSGSITTADVAEEEAIENLLHATQNGSELAVAWKHDAAGMTHQFIVEDIARTEKEGRVVLDLDGNALGVPLVSKEEIEVPSLSDFKVMSCKVVQHPSQYVTLRFSDPLDSKMQLYGLVRIEGLQSLRYQVTGNELRVFPAVRQTGEKEVIIEKGIKNLSGYALSEQFSVKAVFEQVKPALRFVGKGNVLPSSEGFVLPFEAVNLKAVDVTILKIYENNVAQFFQVNQLGGEREMKRVGRPVLRKRVPLNTTGVTDLGKWNRFTLDLNELISTEQGAIYRVELDFKRAYSTYHCLDGSTEEEDLTFTEEEDGDWDSSDEDSYWDDYGYYYGAGYNWQEREDPCSPSYYMGTDKRVAKNILASDLGLIAKGTEKGEMLVVVTDLKTAGPLAGIDVEIYNYQQQFIGTAKSDANGFARLPLTKKPYLLVAKSGAQRGYLRLDDGSSLSLSNFNTGGQKVEKGLKGFMYGERGVWRPGDSLHIAFILEDHENSLPESHPVVFELVNPIGQVTQKIIRSNGVNGFYNFSTSTAEDAITGNWMAIVQVGGATFSKPLKIESIKPNRLKIKLDFGVEKIAPENNKLNSELEVKWLHGAKAPNLKAEFSVSLKNMATKFEDYSEYTFDDQAKYFYGEGQQVFSGRLDADGKAIINTTLETEAEPPGMLNATFTGRVYEESGNFSIDQFSIPFSPYETYVGILPPKGDRSRNMLLTDTLHTLSIVTVNSDGEPVARDGIQLELYKLDWKWWWDNSDNNLSSYVGRYGRSPIMTGRVNSDGRAEWQFRVDYPEWGRFYVRAKDPVSGHSSGKVIYIDWPGWAGDSQKNMPGGATMLSFSTDKTKYNVGEEVHISITGSAQGRALLSIENGSKVVGARWVEMNKGQNDISFEVTEDMAPNVFAHITLLQPHSQTVNDLPIRMYGVAPVMVENPETRLTPEIDMAEVLEPEQTFTVKVSEANDKPMTYTLAIVDEGLLDLTRFGTPDPWQKFYAREALGVKTWDIYDEVMGAFGGKLERLLAIGGGGSGREAKNAKANRFKPVVMYQGPFVLEPGNTNSHEIKMPSYVGSVRAMVVAGQEGAYGSAEATSPVKQALMVLGTLPRVLGPEEIVELPVNVFAMEDGVGNVEVTVETNELLSLENTIQQVGFGEAGEKMLKFRMKTAAKLGIAKVNITAKGGGKVARHSIEVDLRNPNPPMVKVMDELVEAGKSWETDFNLFGMTGTNKAVLEVSTIPPINLGQRLKYLLNYPHGCIEQTTSSAFPQLFLANIMELNKETQAKTEENIKAAIERIQSFQNSDGGLSYWPGRATSDEWGTSYAYHFLLEASAKGYTVPSGMLNKIKRFQRKLARNWSTNIPTESNTADLTQAYRLYTLALAKAPEMGAMNRMREMKSMSLQAKWRLAAAYLMAGQSEAGKALVLNASKDIQEYNELSYSYGSALRDQAMILETICLMGDRKQGVDLLKAISNGLSEQNNWYSTQTTAYCLIAVAKFAMDNNSSGEMAFTFSTNNGKEVKATTGLPLVQTDLAIQEIGTNNLKISNTSGQVLFARVIVEGTPSKGKEKASEKNLNMAVRYYDKDDNQIEIDDLTQGQDFFAEVTVSNPGLRGDYKEMALTQIFPSGWEIFNTRLFANSFEPGKKVDTPEYIDIRDDRVYMYFDLKAGQKKVFKVMLNSSFAGEYYLPAVQCEAMYDNSIYSNTAGKAVKVSVQEEQ, from the coding sequence ATGACCTCTGAAACCAACACTGGCGCAAGCTCCTTTTTTAAGAAATTCGGTATATTTTTTTTAGTCATTGCAGTAATAGTTGCAGGACTTACGTATTTCAAAGTGTCCTTACAAGCCGAAAAACCTATTCGATCGGCTATAGATGCTTCTTTTAAAGCCTATGTTTCGGCATACACTGCCGGGGTGATTTCCAAGACTTCTACCATCAAAATCCAGTTAGCAGAACAATATGCTGACTCTACCCAGTTGGGTGAAGAGCTGGAAGCAGGGGTATTTGATTTTACTCCTTCGGTAGCGGGAAAGGCTACTTGGGCAGATGCCCGTACCTTGGAATTTGTGCCTTCAGAGCCGTTGACTTCGGGGGAAACCTACAAGCTGGAGTTTAAGCTTGGGGAATTGGTCGATGTGCCAGATCACCAGGCTTCATTCAGCTACGAGTTCAGGACGGTGCCGCAAAACTACGAGCTGGAGCTCGATGGTTTGGAGGCTTATGAGCTAAGGCAACAAGAGCGGCAAAAGCTATCGGGCAGCATCACTACGGCAGATGTGGCAGAAGAAGAAGCGATAGAAAATCTATTGCATGCTACACAAAACGGTTCTGAACTAGCCGTAGCATGGAAACACGATGCAGCAGGAATGACGCATCAGTTTATAGTGGAAGACATTGCAAGGACAGAAAAAGAGGGCAGGGTTGTGTTAGACTTGGACGGGAATGCCTTAGGTGTGCCTCTAGTATCTAAGGAAGAGATAGAAGTGCCTTCGCTCAGCGATTTTAAAGTGATGAGCTGCAAAGTGGTGCAGCACCCGTCCCAGTATGTTACCCTACGCTTTTCCGACCCGCTCGATTCTAAAATGCAGCTCTACGGTTTGGTACGGATAGAGGGCTTGCAAAGCTTGCGCTATCAGGTGACGGGCAATGAGCTTCGGGTATTCCCAGCTGTGAGGCAAACGGGGGAAAAGGAAGTGATTATTGAAAAAGGGATCAAAAATCTTTCGGGTTATGCATTGTCTGAGCAGTTTAGTGTCAAGGCGGTATTTGAACAAGTAAAACCTGCCCTAAGGTTTGTGGGCAAAGGAAATGTGTTGCCAAGTTCCGAAGGCTTTGTCCTCCCTTTTGAGGCGGTGAACCTAAAGGCGGTGGATGTGACCATCCTTAAGATATATGAAAACAACGTTGCCCAGTTTTTCCAAGTGAACCAACTTGGCGGGGAGCGGGAAATGAAGCGTGTGGGTCGGCCTGTTTTGCGCAAAAGAGTTCCGCTCAATACTACGGGCGTTACCGATTTGGGTAAGTGGAACCGGTTTACGCTTGACCTGAATGAGTTGATATCGACTGAGCAAGGAGCTATTTATAGGGTAGAGTTGGATTTTAAGCGCGCCTATTCTACGTATCATTGCCTCGATGGCAGCACGGAAGAGGAGGATCTGACTTTTACGGAAGAGGAAGACGGTGATTGGGACTCTTCGGACGAGGATAGCTACTGGGACGACTACGGATATTACTACGGCGCTGGCTACAACTGGCAAGAACGTGAAGATCCTTGTTCGCCTTCTTACTACATGGGTACGGACAAGAGAGTGGCGAAGAACATATTGGCTTCTGACCTAGGCTTAATAGCCAAAGGTACTGAGAAAGGGGAAATGCTGGTAGTAGTAACAGACTTAAAAACAGCTGGTCCACTTGCTGGTATAGATGTTGAAATTTATAATTACCAACAACAGTTTATTGGTACGGCAAAATCGGATGCGAACGGCTTTGCCCGACTTCCTCTGACGAAGAAGCCTTATTTGCTAGTAGCCAAATCTGGCGCACAGCGAGGCTATCTCCGACTAGATGACGGCTCTTCGCTTTCCCTCAGCAATTTCAACACGGGTGGGCAGAAAGTGGAGAAAGGGTTGAAAGGCTTTATGTACGGAGAGCGTGGTGTGTGGAGACCGGGAGATTCGCTGCATATTGCTTTCATCTTGGAAGACCATGAAAACTCGCTTCCCGAAAGTCATCCGGTGGTGTTTGAGTTGGTCAATCCGATTGGGCAAGTCACCCAAAAGATTATCCGCAGCAATGGGGTGAACGGGTTTTATAACTTCTCGACTTCCACTGCCGAAGATGCAATCACGGGCAACTGGATGGCGATAGTGCAAGTAGGTGGAGCAACGTTTTCCAAGCCGCTCAAAATAGAAAGCATCAAACCGAATAGGTTAAAAATAAAGTTGGACTTTGGGGTAGAAAAGATCGCACCTGAAAACAACAAGCTTAACAGTGAGCTAGAGGTAAAATGGCTGCACGGAGCGAAAGCACCAAACCTCAAAGCTGAGTTTTCTGTTTCGCTCAAAAACATGGCGACGAAGTTTGAAGACTATTCGGAATACACCTTTGACGATCAGGCAAAGTATTTCTATGGGGAAGGGCAGCAGGTGTTTAGCGGAAGGTTGGATGCTGATGGAAAAGCGATCATCAATACAACCTTGGAAACTGAAGCGGAGCCTCCGGGCATGCTGAATGCTACGTTTACTGGAAGGGTGTACGAGGAAAGCGGCAATTTTAGCATCGATCAATTCTCCATTCCTTTCTCACCTTATGAAACTTATGTGGGTATTTTACCGCCCAAAGGTGACCGATCAAGGAACATGTTGCTTACCGATACACTGCACACGCTCAGTATCGTAACAGTGAACAGCGATGGCGAGCCAGTAGCACGTGATGGCATCCAGCTGGAGTTGTACAAGCTAGATTGGAAATGGTGGTGGGATAACTCTGACAACAACCTTTCAAGTTACGTAGGTCGCTACGGTCGCAGCCCAATCATGACTGGTAGGGTCAATTCCGATGGGAGAGCGGAATGGCAATTTAGGGTAGATTATCCTGAGTGGGGAAGGTTTTACGTGAGGGCAAAAGACCCTGTTTCGGGGCACAGTAGCGGAAAAGTTATTTACATCGACTGGCCGGGCTGGGCTGGCGATTCCCAAAAGAACATGCCAGGCGGTGCAACCATGTTATCCTTTTCTACCGATAAAACAAAATACAATGTAGGTGAGGAAGTGCATATAAGCATTACGGGGAGCGCACAAGGCAGGGCTTTGCTAAGTATAGAAAATGGAAGCAAAGTAGTGGGTGCAAGATGGGTAGAAATGAACAAGGGGCAAAACGATATTTCCTTTGAAGTAACAGAGGATATGGCTCCGAATGTGTTCGCCCATATCACATTGTTGCAACCTCATTCCCAAACAGTAAATGATTTGCCAATCAGGATGTACGGCGTTGCACCGGTGATGGTGGAAAATCCTGAAACTCGCCTAACTCCAGAAATTGACATGGCGGAAGTGCTTGAGCCTGAGCAAACCTTTACGGTAAAAGTTTCGGAAGCCAACGACAAGCCCATGACTTACACATTGGCGATAGTTGACGAAGGCTTGCTTGACCTTACTCGCTTCGGCACACCCGATCCTTGGCAGAAATTCTATGCCAGAGAAGCGCTTGGCGTGAAAACATGGGATATTTACGATGAAGTAATGGGTGCTTTTGGAGGGAAACTTGAACGCTTGCTCGCCATTGGTGGTGGTGGAAGTGGAAGAGAAGCGAAGAATGCAAAGGCGAATCGCTTCAAACCTGTGGTAATGTACCAAGGACCATTTGTGTTAGAACCCGGGAACACTAATTCCCATGAAATCAAGATGCCTTCGTATGTAGGCTCTGTGCGGGCAATGGTAGTCGCTGGTCAAGAAGGTGCTTATGGTTCAGCCGAGGCGACTTCTCCTGTGAAACAAGCCTTGATGGTGCTTGGGACTTTGCCTAGAGTATTAGGTCCAGAGGAAATAGTAGAGCTTCCGGTAAATGTATTTGCCATGGAAGACGGTGTGGGCAACGTAGAAGTTACGGTGGAGACCAATGAGCTTTTAAGCCTTGAAAACACTATACAGCAAGTGGGATTTGGCGAAGCTGGAGAGAAGATGTTGAAGTTTAGGATGAAAACGGCAGCCAAGCTTGGTATTGCTAAAGTGAATATCACGGCGAAAGGCGGTGGAAAAGTAGCTAGGCACAGTATAGAAGTAGACCTGAGAAACCCGAACCCGCCTATGGTGAAGGTGATGGATGAACTGGTGGAAGCTGGGAAAAGTTGGGAGACAGATTTCAACTTATTTGGTATGACTGGTACGAACAAAGCCGTACTGGAAGTTTCAACCATCCCGCCCATCAACTTGGGGCAACGTTTGAAATACTTGCTAAATTATCCACATGGATGTATTGAACAAACTACATCTTCGGCTTTCCCTCAACTGTTCCTTGCGAACATTATGGAGTTGAACAAGGAAACGCAAGCTAAAACAGAGGAAAATATTAAGGCGGCTATTGAGCGGATTCAATCTTTCCAAAACTCAGATGGCGGATTGAGCTATTGGCCAGGTCGCGCTACTTCCGATGAGTGGGGAACAAGCTATGCGTATCATTTTCTATTGGAGGCGAGTGCAAAAGGTTATACTGTTCCTTCGGGAATGTTGAATAAAATCAAGCGTTTCCAACGAAAACTAGCTCGCAATTGGTCTACAAACATACCTACAGAAAGCAACACTGCCGATCTTACCCAAGCGTATCGTTTGTACACTTTGGCACTTGCCAAGGCACCAGAGATGGGGGCAATGAACAGGATGAGAGAAATGAAAAGTATGTCTCTCCAAGCTAAATGGAGGTTAGCAGCAGCATACTTAATGGCAGGGCAAAGCGAAGCTGGTAAAGCTTTGGTATTAAATGCAAGCAAGGATATTCAAGAGTACAATGAGCTTTCATATAGCTATGGCTCGGCTCTGCGCGATCAAGCCATGATTTTGGAAACGATTTGCCTAATGGGAGATAGAAAGCAAGGAGTGGATTTGTTGAAAGCAATATCAAATGGACTTAGTGAGCAAAATAATTGGTACAGCACGCAAACTACTGCTTACTGCCTCATTGCTGTAGCGAAGTTTGCCATGGATAACAATAGTAGTGGGGAAATGGCCTTTACCTTTTCTACCAACAATGGTAAAGAAGTAAAAGCGACTACGGGGCTTCCCTTAGTGCAAACTGATTTGGCTATCCAAGAAATAGGTACGAACAACTTGAAGATTTCCAACACCAGTGGGCAAGTATTGTTTGCAAGGGTCATCGTAGAAGGTACACCTTCCAAGGGCAAGGAAAAAGCTTCGGAAAAGAACCTGAACATGGCGGTGAGGTACTATGACAAAGATGATAACCAAATTGAAATTGATGACTTGACACAGGGGCAAGATTTCTTTGCCGAAGTCACCGTTTCCAATCCGGGCTTGCGAGGAGATTACAAGGAAATGGCACTGACACAAATCTTCCCATCTGGTTGGGAAATATTCAACACAAGATTGTTTGCCAATAGCTTTGAACCGGGCAAAAAAGTTGATACGCCTGAGTATATCGATATTCGGGATGATCGGGTGTACATGTATTTCGACCTAAAAGCTGGTCAGAAGAAAGTGTTTAAAGTTATGCTCAATTCGAGCTTTGCTGGGGAATATTACCTGCCAGCCGTCCAGTGCGAAGCGATGTATGATAACAGTATTTATTCCAACACGGCTGGAAAAGCGGTGAAGGTAAGTGTGCAGGAAGAGCAGTAG
- a CDS encoding glycosidase: protein MTKEEFDKEVAELFAKHEALITTPNKPVEDSNGVYQRYENPIVTAAHAPIFWKYDLDYQTNPHLLERIGINATMNSGAIFHEGKYLLVVRVEGSDRKSFFAVAESPNGIDNFRYWDYPVTMPETEVPDTNVYDMRLTKHEDGWIYGLFCTERKDPDAPEGNTSAAVAACGIARTKDLTEWERLPDLITYSGQQRNVVLHPEFVDGKYGIYTRPQDGFIDTGSGGGIGWGLSESMVNAEVKDEVIIDNKVYHTIKEVKNGQGPAPIKTEHGWLHMAHGVRNCAAGLRYVIYLFMTSLEDPSKLTYSPSGYFIAPEGIERVGDVSNVVFTNGWIEKENGEVLIYYASSDTRMHVATSTVEKLVDYCMNTPEDGLRSATSVEAIKALAAKNLKLMGR, encoded by the coding sequence ATGACAAAAGAAGAATTTGATAAGGAAGTTGCCGAGCTGTTTGCAAAACACGAGGCGCTTATCACCACCCCAAACAAGCCAGTGGAAGATTCTAACGGCGTTTACCAACGCTATGAAAACCCCATAGTTACTGCGGCGCATGCACCCATATTTTGGAAGTATGATCTTGACTACCAAACGAACCCGCACCTTTTGGAGCGCATTGGCATCAATGCAACCATGAACTCTGGGGCTATTTTCCACGAAGGGAAATACCTTTTGGTGGTAAGGGTGGAAGGTTCGGACAGAAAATCGTTTTTTGCCGTAGCAGAAAGCCCAAACGGGATAGATAACTTTAGGTACTGGGACTACCCTGTCACCATGCCAGAAACGGAAGTGCCCGATACCAATGTGTATGACATGCGCCTCACCAAGCACGAGGATGGATGGATTTACGGGTTATTTTGCACCGAAAGAAAAGACCCTGACGCACCTGAGGGAAACACCTCGGCAGCGGTGGCAGCTTGCGGAATTGCCCGCACCAAAGACCTGACAGAATGGGAAAGGCTTCCCGACCTTATCACCTACTCTGGCCAGCAGCGAAACGTGGTGCTCCACCCCGAGTTTGTAGATGGAAAATACGGGATTTATACCCGCCCTCAAGACGGCTTCATCGACACGGGTTCTGGCGGAGGAATTGGCTGGGGCTTGAGCGAAAGCATGGTGAATGCTGAGGTAAAAGACGAGGTAATCATCGACAATAAGGTGTATCACACCATAAAGGAAGTGAAAAACGGCCAAGGCCCAGCTCCTATCAAAACCGAGCATGGTTGGTTACACATGGCCCACGGCGTAAGGAATTGCGCAGCAGGCTTGCGCTATGTCATTTATCTGTTCATGACTTCTTTGGAAGACCCTAGCAAACTGACCTACTCACCTTCTGGCTATTTCATAGCTCCTGAGGGAATTGAACGAGTTGGGGATGTTTCGAACGTGGTATTCACCAACGGCTGGATTGAAAAAGAAAATGGCGAAGTATTGATCTATTATGCTTCTTCCGATACGCGCATGCACGTAGCTACTTCTACGGTGGAAAAACTAGTAGATTACTGCATGAACACACCAGAAGACGGCTTGCGCTCGGCTACTTCGGTTGAAGCGATCAAAGCTTTGGCAGCCAAAAACTTAAAATTGATGGGGAGATAA